GTCGGGGCGATCACCGCCCGGCCCGCGCCGGATGATTCCTGCCTGAAGCAGCATTTCCCGGAGGCGGACCAATGGCGGTTCGGCCTGAACGTCGCCGAGCGGCTGGGATACGATTTCAACCGGGGCCGGCAGGACAAGAGCCCGCACCCTTTTACCACGTCGTTTTCCATCGATGACGTCCGGATCACCACCCGGATCAAGGAAAACCGGCTCAGCGAGGCGCTCTTCAGCACCATCCACGAGACCGGCCACGCCTTGTATGAGCAGGGGATCGATCCGAGGTGGGAAGCGACTCCGCTAGCCAGCGGCACCGCCATGGGCGTCCACGAGAGCCAGTCGCGGCTCTGGGAGAACCTGGTGGGGCGGAGCCGCCATTTCTGGCAGTACTTCTACCCCAAGCTGCAGGAGGTCTTCCCGCAACAGCTGGGCCAGGTGGACTTTGAAGTCTTCTACCATGCCTTGAATAAGGTGGAGCGGTCGCTGATCCGGACCGACGCCGACGAAGTGACCTATAACCTGCACGTGATGATCCGCTTTGATCTGGAATTGGCGATGCTGGAAGGAAAGCTCGCCGTCGCCGACCTGCGCGAGGCCTGGAATGAGCGGTACCGGACCGATCTGGGTGTGACCCCGCCCGACGACGGCTTGGGGGTTCTCCAGGATATGCACTGGTACAGCGGGACCATCGGCGGCTATTTCCAAAGCTATACGCTGGGCAACATCATGAGCGCCCAATTCTACGAAGCTGCCCTGGCGCATCACCCGCAGATTCCGACGGAGATCGCCGCCGGCCGTTTCGAAACCTTGCACGGTTGGCTCAAAACGAACATTTACCAATACGGCCGCCAATTGTCGGGCACGACCATCGTGCAACGGGCCACCGGAAAGCCGATTACCATCGAACCGTACGTGCGGTATTTAAAGAACAAGTATCGGGAGTTGTATCCCTGAATCCGGCCGATACCGCAACGATTTTGAGTTGGATTCCGTTTTGGGCATGGTCGGCTCGCTCGATCATGCCCAAAATGAAATTTGCCGCTGTGAAGGACAGAAGACTGTAATTTAAAAGTTTCCCTCATCATATCCGAAGTTTTTTAGCGGAGGATCAAATCGGTGGAGAATTTCGATGAACTGGCTTTGCGTTGGGATGAAGATCCCAAGCGCCGCAAGCGGGCCAGCGTAGTGGCCATGGAAATGGCGCGGGAGATCCCGGACCTCGAAAGGATGACGGGCTTTGAATACGGTTGCGGCACGGGGCTGTTAAGTTTCTACCTGCAACCGTTTATGCGCGAAATTTGGCTGGGGGACAGTTCGGCGGGGATGTTGTCCGTGGCCGAGCAGAAGATTCAAACGCTCCGGATCGCCAACATGCACCCCCTCCCAATCGATCTAACCGCCGCGGAGCTGCCGGAGCTCAAGTTTGATGTGGTTTACACGTTGATGGCCTTGCACCATATCAAGCCGCTGAACGACGTTTTGCAGTCCTTTTACGAAATGTTGCATCCGGAAGGCACATTGTGCATCGCGGATCTGGACAAGGAAGACGGCACGTTCCACGGTCCCGGCTTTACGGGCCATCATGGCTTTGACGTTCGGGAGCTGTCGGCGACCTTGCGGGAAATCGGTTTCACCAAGCTTCGGAGCAAAATCTGTCACACTATCGTGAAACAAGATCGCGACGGACGGGAGAAACAATATCCGTTATTCCTGTTGGTCGGCCAGAAGAGATAAGGAGCCGCCAGTGCGGCAAAAAACTCACGGAGGTCCGCCATGGATTTTATCGACGACAAGATTGCCGAGCGTTTGGGGGGCAGGAATTTTGGCAAGTCCACCACGGTTTATAAGTTCGTCCGGATCAAGCAGGCCAAGCAAGAGGCGCGAGCCAGCAAACCCTTCCTCCCTTTAATCGACATGGGCGTCGGCGAACCCGACCGGCCGGCCGACCCGCGCCTCGTCGCGGTGTTGGCCGAGGAAGCCGGAAAGCCGGAGAACCGCTGGTATTCGGATAACGGGATCGGCGAGTTTCAAGACGCGGCCGCCGGCTATATGGACCGGGTTTATGGCGTCAAGAATTTGACCCGCGCGAATATCATCCATGGCATCGGCTCCAAGCCGATCCTGGCCATGCTGCCGCTGTGCCTGGTGAATCCGGGCGAGATCGCGCTGACCACCTTTCCCGGATATCCGGTGACCGCCACCTATACCCGGTACCTCGGCGGCGATACGTATCATCTGCCGTTGCTTCCCGAGAACCAGTTTTATCCCGACTTTTCGGCGATCCCCGCCCCGGTGTTGAAAAAGGCGAAACTCCTCTACATCAATTATCCCAACAATCCCACCGGCCAGGTGGCGACTCGTGAGTTTTATCAGAGCGTGGTGCGGTTCGCCCGCCAAAACAATATCTTTGTGATCTCCGATGCCGCCTATGCCGCGCTGACCTTCGACGGGTATCAGCCTTTGAGTTTCTTGGCGGTGGACGGCGCCATGGATGTCGGAGTGGAAGTGCATTCGCTTTCCAAGGCTTTCAACATGACCGGCTGGCGGCTGGCCTTTGTGGCCGGCCATCCCCGGATCATTCAGGCCTACGGGACTGTCAAGGACAATACCGACTCCGGCCAGTTCCGCGCCATTCAAAAGGCCGGCATCTATGCGCTGCAGCATCCTGAGTTGACCGCGGCCAATTGCGAGCGGTATTCGCGCCGGCACAATCTGCTGGTGGCGGCACTGCGCGAGCTGGGCTTCGCGGCCCACAAGCCCAGGGGTTCGTTCTATTGTTACGTTCCGGCCCCCAAGGGAACCCGCTCGGGACTGGTCTTTGAGAACGCCGAGGCCGCCGCGGAGTACCTGATCAAGGAGGCGCTGATCTCCACGGTACCCTGGGACGACGCCGGAGCGTACCTCCGCTTCTCGGTGACCTTTGAAGCCGATGGCGATGAGGCGGAAAAAAGGGTCATCGCCGCGGTCCGAGAGAGGCTGGGAAGGCTGGAACTGGTATTTTAGGCTTGATAACTTGAAAGACAGAAACAGCAGTTTGATTTCAGGAAAAAGTCAATTGCCAAAAATGATACATCAAGAATGGAGCGTAACCCATGTCCAAAACCCTGGTCCTGGCCGAGAAACCTTCGGTCGGCCGCGAAATCGCGAAGATCTTGCACTGCAACCAGCAGGGGAACGGCTGCCTGATCGGCCCCCGCTATATCGTCTCCTGGGCCCTCGGCCACCTGGTCACCCTGGCCGACCCGGAGGCCTACGACGACCGCTATAAGACCTGGAACCTCGAGGACCTGCCGATGCTCCCGGAGAAGATGGAGCTGGTGGTGATCCGCGAGACCGCCCGCCAGTTCAAGGCGGTCAAGGATTTGATGAAGCAGCCGGATCTCGACGAATTGGTCATCGCCACCGATGCCGGCCGCGAGGGCGAGCTGGTGGCCCGCTGGATCATTCAGAAAGCGGGTTGGCGCAAGCCCATTAAACGGCTGTGGATCTCCTCCCAGACCGAACGGGCCATCAAGGAAGGCTTTCAAAATCTCAAGCCGGGCCGGGAGTATGAGCGACTATACGCCGCCGCCGAATGCCGGGCCGAGGCCGACTGGCTGGTGGGACTGAATGTCACCCGGGCGCTCACCTGCAAATACAATGCCCAACTCTCGGCCGGCCGGGTTCAGACCCCGACCCTGGCCCTGGTGGTGGAGCGGGAGAACGAGATCAAGCGGTTCGTGCCCAAAGCGTATTGGACCGTGCAAGCCGCGGCGGGAGGCTTCAACCTGCAATGGCGGGACGCCAATGGCCAGACCCGGCTCTTCGATAAAGGGCGGGCCGAGGCGCTCGCCGCCAAAACCTCCGGCCAGACCGGGACCATTGTAGAGCTGAAAAAAGAAGCCAAGAAAGAACCGCCGCCCTTGGCCTATGACCTGACCGAGCTGCAGCGGGACGCCAACCGGCGGTACGGCTTCTCCGCCAAAACGACCTCCGCCGTGATGCAGCAGCTTTATGAGCGGCACAAGCTGGTGACCTATCCCCGGACCGATTCCCGGTACTTGAGCGAGGATATCGTGCCGACCCTGCCCGAACGGCTGAAGGCCATTGCCACCGGGCCCTATGCCGAGCAAGCCCGGCGGATTCTGGGCCAGAAGCTGACGGTCACCAAGCGCCTGGTCGACAATGCCAAGGTCAGCGACCACCATGCCATCATCCCCACCGAAGAGCCGGTTTTCTTGAGCAAACTCAGCCCGGAGGAGACGAAGATCTATGATCTGATCGTCAAACGGTTTCTGGCGGTGCTTTCGCCGCCTTTCGAATATGAGCAGACCACTCTCAGGGTCGAGGCCGCCGGAGAGTTCTTCGCCGCCCAAGGCAAGAGCGTCAGGGCCAAAGGCTGGCGGGCGATGGAAGACGGCGGGGCCGCGCCGGATGAGGCCGGGGACGACGAAGCGCCGGAGCAGTCCCTGCCCGAACTGCGCCAGGGGGAGCGGCTAAAGCTGCTCACCGTCAAAACGGTCGCCGGCACCACCAAGCCGCCGGCCCGCTATACCGAGGCGACCTTGCTCTCGGCCATGGAGCATCCGGGCAAGGGGATCGAGGACCGCGAGCTCCGGGAGGCCCTGGACAACAGCAGCGGGCTGGGCACGCCGGCCACCCGGGCCGAGATCATCGAAAAACTGTTCAACTCCTTCTATATGGAGCGGCAAGGCAAGTCCATCGTTCCGACCTCCAAGGGCATCCAACTGATTGGCCTGGTCCCGCCGGAGCTGAGATCGGCCGAACTGACCGCCCAGTGGGAGCAGCAGTTGACCCAGATCAGCAAAGGCCGGGCCGAGCGGCGCCAATTCATGGCCGGGATCCGCGACTATGCCGCCCGTCTGGTGACGACCGTGGCCGGCAGCGGCCAATCGTACCGGCATGATAACCTGACCCGCGTCAAATGCCCGGAATGCGGCAAATACCTGCTGCAAGTCAAAGGGAAGCGCGGCGAGATGCTGGTCTGTCAGGACCGGGAATGCGGCTACCGGCAGAACGTCTCGCTCACCTCCAACGCCCGTTGCCCGCAGTGCCATAAGCAGCTGGAACTGCGCGGCGAAGGGGAAAACAAGATCTTCAGCTGCAGCTGCGGCTATCGCGAGAAGCTGTCCGCTTTCACCAAGCGCCGGGAAGAAGAGAAGGGCAAGGCCAATAAGCGCGAGGTGAATCAGTTCCTGAACCGGCAGCAGGACCAGGGTCCGCTCAATACGGCGCTGGCTGAAGCATTGTCGAAGCTGAAGAAATGATGGCTTTTTATTCTCACGCCATTGGTAAGAATCCGATGATGACCGAAAGAAAGAAGGTGCGTCCCGCTGATCGAGTTAGCCTATGAGCCGTTCAAGCCCGGAGAAGAACAGCTTATCTACGAGCTGGTCATGAAGGTCTTCGACAAGTTCGTGGCTCCGGATTATGTCGCACAGGGACGGCGGACCTTCCAAGAGTATGTGGCGTCCGCCAAAATCCGGGAGCGGTACGATGGCGGCGCCGACCGGGTCTGGACAGCCAAGGCTGGCCCGGAGCTCGTCGGCGTCATCGCCCTGCGCGAGGAGAAACACATTTCGCTCTTATTCGTGGCCGAAGCGTGGCAGCGGCGGGGGATCGCCCGCGGACTGGTCGGGCGGGCAATCCGGGAGCTGGAGACGCGCCCCGGGGCTGCCCGGCAGCTGACGGTCAATTCATCCCCGTATGCGGTTACCGTCTACGAAAAGCTGGGCTTCCAGAAACTCGGGGCGGAACAGGAACGGGACGGCATCCGCTTTGTACCGATGAAGGCCGATCTGGGGAGCCGGGGAGCGGGGGATCCGGATCCCGGGCCGGGAAGATGATGTCAGCTTCAATCGAAGGAGAA
The sequence above is a segment of the Hydrogenispora ethanolica genome. Coding sequences within it:
- a CDS encoding carboxypeptidase M32, with protein sequence MNHTLTELKNSLAEISDLKAAAAVLSWDQMALMPPGAAAARARQLATMERLAHEKATAPELGRLLDELQPLLEGLSPDSPDVALIRVAARDFERAAKIPPKFTAEFSEHTSRTYEAWAKARAQKDFQIVRPLLEKTLDYSRQLANFYPGYQHIADPLIDELDEGLTVAVIRPLFAQLREELTRLVGAITARPAPDDSCLKQHFPEADQWRFGLNVAERLGYDFNRGRQDKSPHPFTTSFSIDDVRITTRIKENRLSEALFSTIHETGHALYEQGIDPRWEATPLASGTAMGVHESQSRLWENLVGRSRHFWQYFYPKLQEVFPQQLGQVDFEVFYHALNKVERSLIRTDADEVTYNLHVMIRFDLELAMLEGKLAVADLREAWNERYRTDLGVTPPDDGLGVLQDMHWYSGTIGGYFQSYTLGNIMSAQFYEAALAHHPQIPTEIAAGRFETLHGWLKTNIYQYGRQLSGTTIVQRATGKPITIEPYVRYLKNKYRELYP
- a CDS encoding LL-diaminopimelate aminotransferase, which produces MDFIDDKIAERLGGRNFGKSTTVYKFVRIKQAKQEARASKPFLPLIDMGVGEPDRPADPRLVAVLAEEAGKPENRWYSDNGIGEFQDAAAGYMDRVYGVKNLTRANIIHGIGSKPILAMLPLCLVNPGEIALTTFPGYPVTATYTRYLGGDTYHLPLLPENQFYPDFSAIPAPVLKKAKLLYINYPNNPTGQVATREFYQSVVRFARQNNIFVISDAAYAALTFDGYQPLSFLAVDGAMDVGVEVHSLSKAFNMTGWRLAFVAGHPRIIQAYGTVKDNTDSGQFRAIQKAGIYALQHPELTAANCERYSRRHNLLVAALRELGFAAHKPRGSFYCYVPAPKGTRSGLVFENAEAAAEYLIKEALISTVPWDDAGAYLRFSVTFEADGDEAEKRVIAAVRERLGRLELVF
- a CDS encoding class I SAM-dependent DNA methyltransferase, encoding MENFDELALRWDEDPKRRKRASVVAMEMAREIPDLERMTGFEYGCGTGLLSFYLQPFMREIWLGDSSAGMLSVAEQKIQTLRIANMHPLPIDLTAAELPELKFDVVYTLMALHHIKPLNDVLQSFYEMLHPEGTLCIADLDKEDGTFHGPGFTGHHGFDVRELSATLREIGFTKLRSKICHTIVKQDRDGREKQYPLFLLVGQKR
- a CDS encoding DNA topoisomerase III, with protein sequence MSKTLVLAEKPSVGREIAKILHCNQQGNGCLIGPRYIVSWALGHLVTLADPEAYDDRYKTWNLEDLPMLPEKMELVVIRETARQFKAVKDLMKQPDLDELVIATDAGREGELVARWIIQKAGWRKPIKRLWISSQTERAIKEGFQNLKPGREYERLYAAAECRAEADWLVGLNVTRALTCKYNAQLSAGRVQTPTLALVVERENEIKRFVPKAYWTVQAAAGGFNLQWRDANGQTRLFDKGRAEALAAKTSGQTGTIVELKKEAKKEPPPLAYDLTELQRDANRRYGFSAKTTSAVMQQLYERHKLVTYPRTDSRYLSEDIVPTLPERLKAIATGPYAEQARRILGQKLTVTKRLVDNAKVSDHHAIIPTEEPVFLSKLSPEETKIYDLIVKRFLAVLSPPFEYEQTTLRVEAAGEFFAAQGKSVRAKGWRAMEDGGAAPDEAGDDEAPEQSLPELRQGERLKLLTVKTVAGTTKPPARYTEATLLSAMEHPGKGIEDRELREALDNSSGLGTPATRAEIIEKLFNSFYMERQGKSIVPTSKGIQLIGLVPPELRSAELTAQWEQQLTQISKGRAERRQFMAGIRDYAARLVTTVAGSGQSYRHDNLTRVKCPECGKYLLQVKGKRGEMLVCQDRECGYRQNVSLTSNARCPQCHKQLELRGEGENKIFSCSCGYREKLSAFTKRREEEKGKANKREVNQFLNRQQDQGPLNTALAEALSKLKK
- a CDS encoding GNAT family N-acetyltransferase, which gives rise to MKVFDKFVAPDYVAQGRRTFQEYVASAKIRERYDGGADRVWTAKAGPELVGVIALREEKHISLLFVAEAWQRRGIARGLVGRAIRELETRPGAARQLTVNSSPYAVTVYEKLGFQKLGAEQERDGIRFVPMKADLGSRGAGDPDPGPGR